GAGGTGTGCGTacgctgctccttcctctcagtAAGTGGTCTGACACACTGCTACCACTCATCACTTCATTCACTCCCTGTGCAGCTCCTGTGCCAGAGCGCAGACAGGTAGCACTGGAATTGTCACAGGTGGTGTGAGTGCTCTGAGTTCTCCTTCACACCTATTTCCAGCCTGGGGGGTTTGTTCTGAAGGTGTGAAGGGGACTGTGAGGTCACCCCTGCGACCTCAAGCTGGAGAGCTGAGCAGTTACTCTGCTGTGCAGTGTTTTCCTCTCCTGTGTTCTGGGTTTCATTTGGATGTGGTGATGGATCCAATGCCACTTTGTTGGTTTTACTTCTTACTATTTTAGCAAATGGTTCCTTCCTTGTTGCTCTCACAGACTGATTCCAGCTGCTGTAGCTCCTgttgcaggaggcagaggggatTTTGCTGCCTGGTTGTGAACTGTGATTCAGTGGTTTGCAGGGGTGCACATCTGATTGTGTTGGCTTTTGACAAGGTAGAAGATGCCTCTGGGTAGCCTAATTGACATGAAGGAAGTTTTAGGGTGCTTTTAGTCTTGATGGGAGTGTCGAAAACCCTTCTTGTTAATATGCAGAATGCATTTGGAGAAGCTCACTTACTGGCTTTGGAGAAGCAAAGTCTTTGAGAAGCAATCACATTGCATTATAGTGTCTAAAGCTGCACCTAACCAGGGAAAAGGCCACCAGTGCATCTGTAGTTTCCAAATCTTGATTTTCTGACCTGTTCCTACAGCTAAAATTCAAAAGCCAGGTAAAACTAACCAAGGCAGACAatgttttttttgcttgttttataCATTTGACAGTGCTGGGACTCCTGGAGCTTTCACTTGTGTAGTGTCTTCAGGAAtcgtttctttttaaagcaaaactaatttttcaaagcagttagatctggtgattttattttttctaaactCAGGTAACACTTGTGTAAGAGAGCCAAGGTGCTGCTGCAAGTAGAAATACAAAatccagtctttttttcctcataattaTGCCACACAATCTCCAAGTTCTGTGTTTAGATGACTAAACTAAAAACCAGTTTATGCTGCTGTGTCTGTCAATGAAGAGTTAAAACATGGGTCATTCAACCACGTTGGTTTTTGGGTTGCACATCTAGTTGCTGACTTTCCTTGAAAAGTGCTTCTCAGCCCATGAGGCTGTGGTTGCCTGTTCAGTAAACCATTGTTCCTCTCTCTTTGGATGATAGGAGACTGTTACTAGGTGGATAATATGTCAAGTATCTCATCTGCCCAAAACTGTAACTGTGAACTTTTAGTCTATAGTTTGTGACACAGACAGAAATCATGGGAAACACAAGGAATTGCAGCTGCCCTCTTTCAATTCTGGTAATGACTAAGCAGTCTTCAGTTTCAATTTTGTCTTACAGCCTTAATCCAGTTTTGTGTATAATCTTATGAAAGTGTCTCTGTCTTTCCCCTGAGATGTGAGAAGTTGTATTTAGAGCACTTTTGACTCAGAAGAGATATTTATAGTGCTGGGGTTTGCTGATGAAATGGCACAGTTTAACTTCTGAGGAAGAGTGGTGCTCCTCCCATGATAAGCATCTGTAAATAGTGATTTGTGATGGCTCTGCTTGGTGTGCCCAATTGGTTTGTAGTTGGACCACAGAGTGCACAATGGTTCAGCAATAATTAGGGGTTAATGATGGGTATTGTTAGTAATGGATTGGCTCCAAATTGGAGGGAATTTGTAATCTAGTTGTTGGCCATTCAGTAAAAATGGTGTATGACTGGACAGCtgtggaaaggaaaagtcaGTCAGCTGTGGGCTACATTCCTTTCGAAATGGTGGGTGTTTTGTGTTGTACAAAGGAAAGAGCACTAATGGCTGTAAGAACCTATGCTGGAAATGCCTGCCTTGAAGATGATCTTCAGTCTCCATTTGTGTTCCATGAGATGTCCCCTGCCATCTCTCAACAAAAGTGTAATTTCTACCCAGATTTGAGGTGGTTCTTCTGTACTAGTTCCCATTTGCCCTACCTTAACGTCCTACTTCCAGCAGGTTATTTGGACTTTGTTCCAGGCCCCCTTAGGCTGCAGCACACCTTCAGCTCAGTCAGGCTGCCTCTTCCAAGACTCTGTAATTCACCATATACCAATAAAAATGAGGATCTTATTTTGAGAGACACAACTTTGGAGTTGCATTTGCCTGAATCAGGTTGAGGACTTCTGACACTTTCGTGTGCCGGAGGCTTGCCATTTTGAACAAACCAAGTTATGAATTGCTGGTGTGACAAAGTTGCATTTGTCTAATGAAATGGAGCTTAGAAGAATCTCATCAGCCAAGCTACACACTAGTGTGTGTGTGCCAGTCATTTGGGCTTCTGTTTATGAGGAGTGTTTGCAGCTTCACTGACATTGTAGTGTCAGTATGTATTGACAACACTAATTAAATTCCAGATTTAAAATAGTGCCACAGCTTGCATCCTAAAAACTTGCTGGGTTTGCTGATGGCTGCTGTACTGCAGCAGCAGTCCTGTAGGTGTACAACCACGGCAGCTGAGGCTGGTTTCCTTGTAGGTTTAGGAGACCACATGCTGGGGAGGCACAAGGTTGGGCACTGAGCACAGCAGAAGTGATACACAAGACTGTGCTTGCAGTTTCCTGCTCTTACCTGTTGAAGGTATTTGTAGGACATTCTCTGctgttctttctctcttttgtttgttGTCCCATTTTGGAATCTCTGGGTGTGAAGGGAGGAAGGGGGGAGCTGGGCTAGCACTGAAGATTCCATTAATGCAATTCTAAGTGTTGCTGTATTCACAGAGAATGAGAATGGTGTGTCCTGTTGTAATCCCAGCTCCAAAAATGATGCTTGTTTGAGGAATATAAGCAGCCCTATTTTTATCTTGTTTAGAAATtgaaaaaattcagaagggtgAAACAACAAAgaaggatgaggaagagaaCTACCTGGATTTATTTTCCCACAAGAATATGAAACTGAAAGAACGAGTTCTGATACCTGTCAAACAGTACCCCAAGGTGAGGGCCAGCAAATAGCCTACTGAATCTCTGtgatttgctgcttttctgtggatGTTACAGCTGACTTGTAGAGATTGCAGCTCTCAAAGTGTCACCAGGAGTTATGCCACTGTTCCACTAGCACTATGGAATTCTTCCTGTGCAAGCTTACAGGATCTTATTTCTAATATATGACACTTCTAGAATGTCTTGGCATAAAGCTAAATGGTGATGCATAGTTGTGGTCTTTTATTACTAGAGAAGACACTTTCATATGTAGAGCTTTGTGTTTTACAGTTAAGAATTCACTGAACTCTTCAGACTCACTGCCTGTAAATTACTGGAGAGGAGATGTTAGAATTAAATGCTTTCTGTGAGTTAATTTAGCTTGATTTTCTGgtggagcattttttttttcatgaaaagaaTGTTCTGGAACTTAACTTTTCACATGCTTTTTGGTCTGTATTTTCTTGGTGAGGTGAAGGGAAAATGGAGTGACTAAATCTTGTGTCAGCCAGCACAATGttcagaaaagcttttgtggtggctgctgagctctggagatcattctttccttgttttttccaTCATTTACAGTTCAATTTTGTTGGAAAGATTTTGGGACCTCAAGGCAACACCATCAAGAGACTTCAGGAAGAAACTGGTGCTAAGATATCTGTGCTTGGGAAGGGTTCAATGCGAGATAAAGCAAAGGTGAGGGCACCTCCCTGTAAACATAAATATTCATGTGTATAATATATAGAAATCTCTCTTTGTGCCTGTATTTATGCTGTGAGATATAGGGGCTCTCAAAGCATCTTATAAAAGGTGAAACCATTAAGATCcaacagcaaaggcagcaggaaGTCACCCTTCCTAAGTGTTCTGTGCACTTGGGTGGGATGGGTGTTTTCTTTAGCAGTGTGTTTTAAGAGACCAGTCCTTTGCTATCCGGTACCTTTGGATGCAGGGATAGGTTAAAGGTGAAGTACAAAGTTTATACATGAAGTATTAATTCCAGCTACTCTGTAGAAAGTCATTCACTGAAAGAGTGagtttctctttcagaaaataaaaaaccaaaaccacctaAAACCTTCTTTCTCCAGATGCTCCCTCTGAAAGCCTTCAATTGTCCTGTTCACTGGGGTTGTTGAAGCAGTGTGTTCCTGGTAATCTTTACTGAATCACAAAATGCTGGAGGGGCActgagcaggaaaagaaaagcaagaataaTGTTTTACCTTCCTGCTTACTcccaaaactgaacaaacaGTCAACAGAGCTGTAACTTGAGCTTTTTACTTCAGCAGCATGAAAAGCTTTTACACTTGTAGCTCATGTGCAGCTTTTTTGAGCCATCTGAATAACACAGGTACCTGGGAGCAGACTTTAATGCCTCAAACAAGCTTGCTCTTTGACTTGAGTAAAGAGCACCTCGAGCAGAAAGGTGATGTGAAGAGGAAGAACTGCTTGAGTATGCTTAATCttctgggaaaaggaaagtgTGTGGCATCAATGCATTAGCAAAAAGAATACAGCAGCTAGAAGCTGATGGAAGGTTGCATTTGCCTTCTTGTCAAACTGTAGACCCGTGTCAATAGGATGTTACAGTGATCCATGTCCAGGCCAGGGACAAAATGCTTTTACAGCCATTTCTTGTCAAGGTTTGGGAAACAGGTAACAGAAAGCTAGTTTCTCTGTATCTCCCTTAGTTTTAGGAACCTCTAATGTGCCTTGTTTCAGGAGGAAGAGCTGCGTAAAGGGGGAGATCCTAAATACGCTCATCTAAACATGGATTTGCACGTCTTCATTGAGGTTTTTGGACCCCCTTGTGAAGCGTATGCTCTGATGGCTCACGCCATGGAGGAAGTCAAGAAGTTCCTCGTTCCAGTAAGTATGCTGctgttctttcctttctgaaggAGGTAGATGGGTTGTGAATATAAGAATGGGCAAAGTTTGCACAGTGTTAATGTTCATACTGCAGGAATTGGAGTTGAGGAAGCCTGGAGTATAGTGTGTTTGCATGAATCTTGCATGAAGACATGTTTTATTCTCCTAACCATGATTAGAAGATACACATACACAGGGCAATTGTACAGGAGAGTTGAAGCAGGTATTTCTCTGCCAGTTCTGGCTGTGGACACTGGGCTGGATGGGTTGCTTCTCTAGCTCCATGTGTCAGTTGTAGTGGGAGAGCCTGGCATAGAAGAGACTtcttggatgagttcctctgaCTTGGAACTGTAAACTCCAGAAATAGAGCTAGAGAGCTTCATTGGTCAGATCAGAAAGTAAGTACAAAGATGTTTGTGCTCAAAAGGAGTggtgtgagggtgaggagggTGACTGCTCAGGCAGCTCAGTAGTAGTGTTCAATGTTGAAGCTGTTTTCTGAGACACAGCTGTTAAATCAGTATTTCTTTGAACACAGATGATGATAAGGAACCTCTTTTTGCTAACCAGGTATTTATACAGATGACTCTTGTCTACTTGGGGATGTCTTTTACTGGTGAACCTTGTAAGACCTTTATGGTCAACTTTGTGTTAGTGTTGTGCCAGTACCTAACACCACAGTGCTGGAGTATCACCTCCAAGAGCTGCACAACCTGAAGGAGCCTTTCAGATGTTATTGAAACAATAGTGTTGCTCACTAAATTAGgagaaaaaagccaacaaaatgAGAAAGCAGCATGCAGTGCTTCCTGCCTCTGGCTAGCTCAAATGCCTGGCAGGTAGATCACTGAACATGCTGtcactgtgctctgcagctgagcttGGAGAGCTCAGATGTTCTGTCTGAAATACCAGAGGCCAGTGGAACTCAGGAGTGTGGGGTAGTAGGGAAGTGTGGAAAAGCATTTGGATACTGTGTGATTTCTGCAAGTCTGAcacagagaggaggagagattGCTGTGTGAAGTGTCTTTGAAGGAAAGAGGTCATCTTCAAGGAGCCCCTGGGATGTACAAAACCTCAGCTCCCTAAAGCAAGCGTGCAGCCTTGCTATTTAAAGTGTCTTATCTATTGCTGCCTTCAAACAATGTGTTAAACTTGTGAAAATTGACAGAGAAGTCACTGTGGAAGCCAGCAGTGCTGTGAAGACACATCTGGTAGGAGACTCCTTGCTTTGTGGTGTTGCTATGGCATCGTGAAGATCCTCAGATCGAGGCCCAGCCTGCCTGTGTATTGAGGGGAGGAGTACAATGACTTCTGCAGGGTCACCAGAGATCTGTACTAATTCCTGAAGCCAGATCCCCTGAGGTGATAAAAATGCACAGAGCCAGACACATACTGTGTTCCTAAGAATATGAAAAGACAGCCTAGGTTTGAAGATGAGTGTTTACTCTTTGTCAGGCTTTATGGTATCCTGTTCCTCCAGTGTGTTTGAAACGCAGCAGTATTTGACATGGGCTCACTGCCAGCCACTTGCCTTTAAAAGAGAGCTGTAAGGTGCACGAGGTGAGATGTGTCTTACCTGATTTCACCTCTGAACTCTCCAACACTACCAATAAATCCTGTGACATCCCTGGCATGATGGTCATCAGATGCCTCCAGAACCCCTATGAGAGAGGTCCCAGGGACCACCTGCCATGCTCCCAGACATGGAGGTGGATTGCCCTTCTCGGCCAGTTTGGACAAGACTGCCAGCTGTGCACTGCTGCCTGCTGAGCAAATCCCAGTAAAACGAGCCAGCAGATGTCCATTGAGGACTATCAGGTGAATTTCATTGCAGCATGGTAGCCTGTGATATCCTGGAGTACAGACTGGCTAGTTAGGTGCTCTTTGGAGCTGACTTTCTCCCCTTTTTAGGATATGATGGATGATATCTGTCAGGAGCAATTCTTGGAGCTCTCCTATCTGAACGGTGTGCCGGAGCCAAACCGTGGCCGAGGAGTCCCTGTGCGGGGAAGGGGAGCAGCTCCACCGCCACCTCCGCCGGTTCCAAGGTATCTCACCCAAAGGCACAGGCTTGGAAATGCTTGTTCAGATTTCTGCTGCTAGATAAGGTTAAGCTACTTGTGCACATCAGCTGTTGGCCTCAAGCTTGGCTTTTGGCCAGGGCATTCTAGCCTTGTGTTGCAAGCTTGCTTTTAGCAAGCTGGCATCTAATGCTTTGAGATGTAATCTGGTGCAGTGGATGTCTTCTGCATTATTTTTGATGGCTGAAATCGGTACTTTATAAAGTAACCTTTCAGAAAAGGGCCTCCAAAATCCTGGATAGATgaatgtgtcacatttgcttCTGTAGCCTTCAGCAGAATAAGCATTTCCAGTTCAAACCGGCCTTCCCTTGAAAGTTATGGAATGATGATCCTGTCCTTGCTGTCAAGCCATTGGGATAAATTGATGATAAAACTCTTATTACTCTAATTCTTGCTTCCCTGTTTCATGGGGGAAAgtctttgcttctgtgtttgGCCCAGAAGTGTCCCTGCTTATCTCCTCATTGATCTGTACGGCCCTGCAGGCCTGGCAGTCGTCACGGGTTAGTGATGGAGGGCTGTTTAAAATGACCTCTGACAAACCACTAGGCAAAGTTCTGTGTCAGATTCACTTCTTTGTCTGTACAACTTGCAAAGCACTGGAGTTCTCATCTCAGAGGAGGGTTTTGTAAGTCCTGCAATACCACAGTACTCTCGTGCTTTCGTTCTTGATGATTTCTGACTGATCTCATGGTGCCAGTGTTTATCTACCGAGCTGTTGCATTGCAAGGTAGGCGTGGGAAGcgcctgccctgccctgcgtgCTCAGCACACCAGCAGTACCACAGTAGCTGCTCACaatcctttttctcttctttgcagGGGCCGTGGTGTTGggcctccccctcctcctcctcggggGGCTCTGGTGCGAGGAGCCCCGGTACGAGGGGCCATCGCCCGGGGAGCTGCCGTAGCCCGCGGGGTTCCTCCTCCCCCGGCCGTGCGCGGTGCTCCCGCACCCAGAGCGCGTGCAGCTGGCATCCAGAGAAtaccccttcctcctcctcctgctccagaaACCTATGAGGAATATGTAAGAAACTCTGTGTCTTTGTAGTTATTGAATTCCAGCTAGCATGATGTCTTAGCATTGTTTACAGAAGGGCTCCAGCCAGTAAGATTGCTCTGGAGAAGCGACCACCAGCACAGACACTGGTGTGGTGCTGGGTGGCCTGCACTGCCTCTTAGTCCTCAAAGAAGGGATCCACTAGTGTCTGTGGGGAAGAGGTGGTTTCTGTAAAACCGAGACATGTCCCTGAGACTGAAGTTTGCTGTAACTGTCAGTGCACAGTAGAGAAACTGCATCACAAAGACTGATGTGGTTCACAGCGCTTCATCTCCCTGTGAGCAAGGAGCAGCAAAGGTTTCTCACTGCCCCTAAAATCCTTCAAGTAAATATGTGAATGAACATGGTAATATTTCAAGTCACATAATCCCACCCTCTTGCCAAGCTTAGCTTAGCATCTCTGTTCTGGGTAATCTCAAGGCAAAACAAGCCAACTGATTTTGATGTGCCAGAGCATTTAGGGGAATCCTCACAAATGCTGATGCATTGGAAAGGTCTGTTTGTCCTCTCAGTAAAACTGCTCAGTTTTTCCACTGAAACAAGTCGTAAGTGAATAGATCGGGTTTGGTCTGCCTGTAAGTCTGTGTTTTGGGTAGCAAAGGTATCTTGTCTTGGCACGTGGATTTGTACCGCAGACAAACTGCAGCCTTGGACACAGACACACCAATGACTTGGAAAGGCCTTGTAAATATTGGCATGGTTCATTTGTCCCAAGCCACAGGGCACGAGCAGATCTGAGCTCCCTGTGTCTCATGATTGAATGCAATCCCTGTGGCAGCCAAGGATTCACAGGCTCCCCTGGAAGCTGCTGTTGCCTGGATTCAGTTTTGCCATTACTCTTGGTCAGCTGTTAAGCTTTGGTCCTTCCATTAACATCGTCTGTGTCGCCGTCCGTTCCAGGGCTATGATGATGCCTATGCAGACCAGAGCTATGAGGGCTATGAAGGCTACTACAGCCAGGGCCAAGGGTAAGTTTGTTTGTCTCCTGGCTGTTGCTGAGACAATTATgcatgatctttttttttcctcttgtcttttatttctttaaggaCATGGAAACACTCATTTCTGAGTTTGAGCTGTAGGGAAAGTGCCCTATTCTGGAATCCAGGAGTGCCTGGGGAATAACTTTTGGGAGTGTCCCAGTGTCCTTGACAATTCTGTAAGCACAGTGATCAGACACACCACAGCCACGAGCAGTATTGGGCATCTTTGCTTTTCAAGTGTTTGTGCAAGTTGTGTCAGTTTAGGGATATGATTTCAGCACTGTGTGTAACCAACATAATTACTCTTCCAGGGACACAGAATACTATGATTATGGACACGGGGAGGCACAGGAAACCTATGAAGCTTATGGTATGTCTGGGAATACTGTTCTCTTgacagggaaggggctgcacgTAGTGGGGAGTTGCTTGTGGCTGACCCAGGTGTTTTCCAGTGCCACTCCATGCTCTTGAGTAAAAACGTGGAGGATCTCAAGTAATTGTCATGGTAGAATATTTACACCCTACAGATTATCCAGGGCTGAACCACTGA
This DNA window, taken from Colius striatus isolate bColStr4 chromosome 24, bColStr4.1.hap1, whole genome shotgun sequence, encodes the following:
- the KHDRBS1 gene encoding KH domain-containing, RNA-binding, signal transduction-associated protein 1 encodes the protein MQRRDDPAARMGRGPGPGGARQGGPQQRRPPRGGGGRGAGSGAQQPPPLLPPGSAGSGSAGQGGGANAAPLLTGSGGKMEPENKYLPELMAEKDSLDPSFTHAMQLLTAEIEKIQKGETTKKDEEENYLDLFSHKNMKLKERVLIPVKQYPKFNFVGKILGPQGNTIKRLQEETGAKISVLGKGSMRDKAKEEELRKGGDPKYAHLNMDLHVFIEVFGPPCEAYALMAHAMEEVKKFLVPDMMDDICQEQFLELSYLNGVPEPNRGRGVPVRGRGAAPPPPPPVPRGRGVGPPPPPPRGALVRGAPVRGAIARGAAVARGVPPPPAVRGAPAPRARAAGIQRIPLPPPPAPETYEEYGYDDAYADQSYEGYEGYYSQGQGDTEYYDYGHGEAQETYEAYGQDDWNGTRPSLKAPPARPVKGAYREHPYGRY